Genomic DNA from Mus musculus strain C57BL/6J chromosome Y, GRCm38.p6 C57BL/6J:
tgttttgttttgtttgtttttcttttttgttttttgtttgtatgttttgttttgtttttgttggttttttgttttagttgttaatgttgtagctgatttggagacattttttctttgtctaccactggctgccctggaactcactttgtagaccaggctggtctctaagtcagaaatctgcctgaccctgccttctgaaagttgggattaaatgtgtgtgccaccatagctggattatgagcttcttattttgatcaaattaagtttagaagcccaaacatgtttagcataaccttcttgacctgctcaaaaattccattagagaagagccttggtcctgcattctctcccaccctacacccattgcctttcagtaactcatatatatgacagtagcaacagcattgtgtctggtttaaacaggcaatatcttcaatccaaggcaatgggcaagtatatttgaacacagaatgatagccacaagacatctgcctgggtttggtgtggtataccacagcaaggctacagccatgtagaagaaaatacctttgaagaggcttagcatgtcatccctcatgaagaagaggaggaggaagtcttcttccaacaccctgaggaatattgtcggctgcagaatttctcacagttggaaggaaggtaatgagcctgtcacccaatggaaggccatagttctagatcaactgccaacaaacccttcgctttacttggtgaagtatgatggaattgacagcatctacggattggagctctacagtgatgacaggattttaaaccttaaggttttgcctcccatagtagtatttcctcaggtgagggatgcccacctcgccagagccctggttggcagagcggtacaacacaaatttgaggggaaagatggctctgaggtcaactggaggggggtggtgctagcccaggtgccaatcatgaaggatttgttttacattacctacaagaaggatccagctctctatgcttatcagctcctggatgactacaaggaaggtaacctccacatgattccagacactcctccggctgaggagagatcaggagatgacagtgatgtgttgattgGTAACTGGGTggagtacaccagaaaagatggttccaaaaagttcggaaaggttgtttaccaagttctagccaatccttccgtgtactttatcaagtttcatggtgacatccatatctatgtctatactatggtgccaaagattcttgaagttgaaaaatcataaagtacagaaacgtaaacatataggactggaagaaaaaaaaagttttttttttcctgtgttggctacataagggtctttgataatcccagtatctttgccaataaaatgtgttttgttctaaaaatgtaaatgtgtgacatgacatgctgtgagtgaacaatttgctggacgagatggcctacagtggaaagaacttcaaa
This window encodes:
- the Gm20793 gene encoding Y-linked testis-specific protein 1-like is translated as MSSLMKKRRRKSSSNTLRNIVGCRISHSWKEGNEPVTQWKAIVLDQLPTNPSLYLVKYDGIDSIYGLELYSDDRILNLKVLPPIVVFPQVRDAHLARALVGRAVQHKFEGKDGSEVNWRGVVLAQVPIMKDLFYITYKKDPALYAYQLLDDYKEGNLHMIPDTPPAEERSGDDSDVLIGNWVEYTRKDGSKKFGKVVYQVLANPSVYFIKFHGDIHIYVYTMVPKILEVEKS